A stretch of DNA from Diospyros lotus cultivar Yz01 chromosome 14, ASM1463336v1, whole genome shotgun sequence:
TTAAGTAGTATGACATAAATAAGTGGACATAAAAAAATGCCCCTGAATGAAAGAAACCTGCCCTGTCCCCAcctccccaaaaaaaaaaattctttaactGTTCTTTGGTACTGCAATGTTATTCTGTGCTTTGAACTTTGAGCTGAGTGCACATGGTTATTCACTCAATTTACTGAAGTAGCCTCTCAAGTTTTCTGATTCATTTCTTTATGCCTGTTGATTTTCTCAGATGCACACCTTTTACCAGTTGATTTACCAGAGATACAATCCTTGACTCACAGGTGgaactatatttatttttaattttttaatcttttttattgttttcaatgCTTCAAAATTTTGGACTTCACTCTTAAAGTAGACCTTGGTCAATGAGAAAATTCTAGCATGTTGGAAGGCTTGGCGTTCATACATATTGGCAAATCCAATTAGCCCCTTGTGCTTGGCAAGTTATTATCTAACTTaatctttattttctatgtGATATTATTTGGTTTCTTTCTCTTGGACTTTTTTGGAGTCAtcatattactatttttttggTAGATTTGCTCATACGATCTTAAGAAGTGAGTATTTACCTTGTTATTTTGCTCACATCATTATGGAGAGTTTAAGAGAGTTACCAGAGCTGTCTGGGGATTAGTGATAGGCTGCTGAGGATAGATGGGGAAATAAAACCTTAGTTGGTGGGTTCCCCACACAACTCAAACCTATTGGCGCAGGTTGGTTGGAAGTTTTAGAAGGATAGAGTTAGGTTTGGGATTCCACAGAGAATCCCTCATTAGATTAGGATGAGGACAGGGGAGGGCCATCCTGCCCCTGTAATATATGCTGGAGCCATCTGGGGATTAGTGTTCGGCTGCTGACAATAGATGGGATGGGGAAATACAACTTTAGTTGGTGGGTTCCCCACACAACTCAAACCTACTGGCACAGGTTGGTTGGAAGTTTTAGAAGGATAGAGTTAAATTTGGGGTTCCACAGAGAATCCCTGATTAGATTGGGATGAGGACAGGGAATGGCCATCCTGCCCCTGTAATATATGCTGCCATACCACCATTATAGGCTCAAGTATCTTGATGAAACCCTTAAATCTAGCCACCAATAGATTTGCACAGTTATTACTTGAACACAATTTATTGGTCACCTTGGTGAAAGTTCCCCCACACACTGACACCTTGTGTAAGTTAATTTGGAGGGAATCCCTTAGAGGTATCTCAGGATTGGCTGGGTCATGGTGGAGAGATTCTTCACTTTTACTGGGTATGGTATGGAGGATGGACCCTTTTAGGAGGGGCTTGTGGAGATTATCTTATCTGTGCAGAATATGCAAAATCTTTTGCCTCAATTATGTGATTCTGAGTTACCAGTTCATCTCTGCAAGTATTGAGTGACTTGAAGTTTTACTTTCTGTCAAAACCATGGAGGGTGACTGGAAGCCATCTTGTCCTTCAGTTCCTATAATGGTGGTTCTTTTTGCTGCAAAGGGAACATGCAATGATTCAACTGTAGTTTCATTCTCGGTGGCTTTTAGGACATTGGACATTGTTCTGTTGCTTGGTGAGGCATAACGACCATCAGGAGGGTCTTTCTACTAGGGGAAAATGATGAGGAATCAGATAGGGCCTATTTGGTGATCAAGGGTAATATCTAGAACATACTGGGACTTCGTTGCTGCAAAAAATCCAAGCCAGACAACATGGCTTAATAAGAGTTTTTAGCAATGCtgcttttattttgaaaatctattCAGGTCTCATTCTCCTTATTTCCTCTAGTGTCTCAGCATCCTATTCTATGATCGCTCTGTAATAAAATGGCTTGGTTCCATAGTTGGTCCCTTTTCATCCTCTAACACACCTCCCCTGTATATCATTTCAAGGAGTCGCTCTGGACAGATGAAACACTGAGGTGCCTGCTTGTTACTTATAGTCGGGCATTTTATTACCATCTTTCTTTCCATTGAGGCACCCCTACATCTATTACTATCTACGCTTGTGATTATTCAGCAACCCGCTTAGCAATTTTGCCCTTCTTCCATTAATGCCAGCCACAAGATTGATGAACATCTCCAAAATCTGCTTTTTAATAAGTGACCCATTGGATACTAGATCTAGTGTTTCCACCCATTCATTTGTTAGGGCTAAGAGATAGTGAATGTTAGGACTTCCATTTTGATGGCAGTGCACTTAATTGTTATATCATTGGATGAGACAACTTCGTCTTGCTCCAGAAAGAATCTGAATGTGCAGATGTTGGGGCAGTTTTGTTTGACATGCTATAACTAGTCTTGTGCGTGGGTAAATCCATTATATAGAACAGCAAGTCAGCAATTTCTTGCAGGGAGCTATGTTTGTTATCTTTATTCAGATTGCCACAGGCATGGATCATATGAAGGGGCTTTGtcattataattgtaatttcttgttatttatgcAGTCGAGGCATTGAGAAGATAGCATGGGATGGTTCAGGTGAGAGGTTGGCTTTGTCATGGAAAGATGGGGACGAATTGTACAAGGGCCTGATTGCCATTTATGATGTTCGAAGAACTCGCCTGATTTCTGTCTCTTTAATGTGAGTCTATTTTCTCACCATAGTAACTAACAGCGGTATTTTTCAAATTGTTTGTCACTTAAATAAGTTTGATCCTATTGCTGGGGCAGCTTTAACTAACACATCTGAAAATTGCCCACCAAatctattttcttaatttttatattcatgcagaTACtgattttcacaatttttttagtttcataggtcttttgataaataattgaatGATGCCTTTAACTTGTCTTTAATCTATTTTCTTTGTGGTATTATTGCAGTGGCTTCATTAGAGGGCCTGGAGAAAATACAAAGCCaatctcattttcatttcataacAAGTTCAAACAGGGACCATTGCTGTCTGTGGTAAATCTCTTACATTGTTCTTTAGTATTTAGTATGTTTTTATGTTTTCGCTTGGCTAGTTGGGTCATTGCGTtcacctcccccccccccaaaaaaaaaaaaaaaaaagagattaaacTGGTTAAACTGTAAATTACATTGTGCTGAGACCTGCACATTTTTCAgcaaatgattttttatttctgtaTGAGAGGTGTCCATGGACATTGATTGTATTACAAGATTTTAATAAGTCCCGTTTTGCAGTGTTGGAGCAGTGGCTTTTGCTGTACCTATCCTCTTATATTTCGTTCACATGTTCTTCCCTAGTCAAGGTATTTCATGCTATCTTTTTCAGTTGTTTGTCCCTTAATCAAATTACTTCTTATCATCGTGATTTTTGTTCTCGACAAAGCATATTGATGCGGTATCACATGAAATACATCTGCTCTTCATTAAATTTCAATGGGGAAAGGTTGCCTTTGGCCTTTTGAAGTACGgtttttcttgcattttgaagGAGAAAGTGCTATATACTAATGTAAGAACTTTGATTTGATTCATATTTACCGTCTTTactgaaaataataaatgatcACGTATACTTGTAGATGCTGTTAGTGAACAAGGCCGAAAAAATACCTTCCAGTGATTTGCTTGGAGCACTAGAAGCAGACTGGAAGAGTATCAGTCTAAAGACAGGTAAAGTCTGTTATAGAAATACCGATGCTTTATGATGGATAGGttgtttttatttctctctcatgCATGCTTTTTTCGTAGTTTTGATAGGTTCTCCAATTGATGTTTtcattcatctttttcttccaattGATGTTTTGACTAGCTGATGCTTTTGATTGGTTTTATGGGATAAAGAATATTTCTGGTTTTCTGTTTGAAGCTTCAGACAAGGATGTGCTTGCAGTTTTATGTGTGCATTGTATATTTGTCTTACgtacatttattttaatcaaagGAGTTTGTATTTATAAAGGCTGTGTTGGATTAATGCAATTTTTGCAGGTGTATGATTTTCAGAGATTGCAATGTTGCAACTGTTAACACAAATTTGGCAGCTGCCCTACTGGATGTTGCATATTGTTACGTCACTGAGAGGTCGCCCcattatatttcaattttgcTGGTCCATTTGAGCGAGTAGGATTTTTTAAATCGGAactgaaaaatattctaattttccAACTGTTTGCATGTTGATCTCAATCCCATCTTTCTTAATGTTTAAACGTCAATCTACCTTGTTTGTATCGGTGGACAGAAAATATTATCTTATCAGAGCAAGTAAATATCTGAGTTCAATccaatacataaatattttcatgttcTTGGTTTAGTTATATAGCGAAGCTAACATAGAATTTATTTTACCAATAAAATATGTTATAAGAGCCAGTTGCTAGTAgaagaatatttaatttaaatactgTTTTCCCTCAACTGTTAATTCATTTAAATAACCCATAAATGGTACCACCATGGGTGACTCAACTAGCTTTATGCTAGTGCATGAATTATGCTTCCAAAAACAGCAAAAAACAtcactttttttatttgtatatacCAACCATTTCATCAAATGTTAGTTTATTTCAACGTACCGATGAATGGGTTTGGGGCATCTGTGATTAGTTAATGTAAACGTTcacaatgagatttttttatttcctcttTTTGTTGGGTAATATTGTGATTTTTGAATCATCAATGTTACTGTATGATGTAATTTACATGAATCAAAGTGGATATCTCGAGAAAAATTgcttaatttttgaataaaaatgtaattttgaattatatatctgtataataataataataatattcaacaCAGTAActtttcacaaaataatttgttaagGATTTTTTTGTCAATCTTTCAAAAGTTATGAATAACATgcgtaaaatattaaaaaaaaatgacaataaaATAAGAATGTTAATGaggataaaaaatagaaaatgaagatggcTACAACATTTAAATATGGGAAAAAATATGTTGAATTATTCACAAAAAGAAAGACTATATTTGAGGATTATagcctttatttttttagatcttttttaaaaaaatatataaaaataactttGAAAGAATGGAAACAGTTGACAGTTTAATTTCGGTAAGCAAGAAATTAAGGGTATTGTGTGTTATAGTTAGAAGCATAAGGGGATGTAGAGTAAATAATGCAAGTATAAGGGTGTGAAGTCAatttagccttttttttttccttcccattTTCGTTGGATTCCTCCGTGCAAAATCTTATCCGCGCCAGCAAGCCGGAGGAACTGAGTGAGATGGCTCTTCTGATCTTCGGCACCGGCACGGGCAGTCATCCggcatttctttcttctttgtcaTCGCCATCATCGTCACTATGTCTATCATCAACTTTGGCCATGATCTCCACGAATCCGCGTAAGAATGATCGATTCTTTCTCATTTCTCCTTTTGTATCCATGTCTCCATCCAGCATAACAGAATTCACCTCAGACGTTCCTGAATGTATGCACCGGAATCTATCTGTCTTTTAGGCAATTCATCCCATTTCCTGAAAGCTTTCCTTGACCTAATTGAGATTAATTGGCTGTTGTTCCCACTCGTTTGGGGTTTTGCTCCGACTGCGTCAACAACTGTCCCTTTTCTTCTCTCTGATATTTTTTTCGTTCTATGTATCCTCTTTTCTATCTGTGCATTATGATTTATATCCTCCAGATGCATATTGTCGGTTTCCCTGTTTCATTCGTTTATTTCTAGGCTTTTCTTGCTTTCATATGACACAATCGTAATTGTAGTCTCATTTTTGTTTCTGCATTTTCTTATCTCTTCATCATCTTGCATGCCCTCCCCACCACCCTTCGCCAATCTTCATTCATCTGCTTGTCTGACTCTGACCTATCTATTTggtttttattactttttttgaaaaaaaaaaaaaatttcttaagcTTTAGTCTGCCTTGGATTTCATTCAGGCATTTGTTCGAACAGGTAATCTCCCTGTTTGTGAACCCCTTTAATCAAAGATAAATTGCTTCTCTTTTGAAGAATCCTTTTTATTAGCTGCTCTCTTGTGTTTGTAAAGGAGGTCATCAAGGTACAAGTGTAACTGTGgtattttccttttagtttttaAGAGGTTGCACAAGGAATTCAGCAGCGTGCATGGCCCAATATCGTTGGATCTTCTTCAGCCTAGACACAAGTCCATCTTCTTCAAAGAAAGAAGCCCAGTGATGGTTAAGGCATCATCATCCTTAGGGGTTGACGGTGCTGCTGATCCCCCCTCAGAAGACGAGGATAATGCCGTGTCGGTTGAGAATCTTCCTTTGGAGTCCAAGCTGCAACTGAAGCTTGAGCAGAAGATGAGGATGAAATTGGCAAAGAAGATTAGACATCGGAGGAAGAAGCTTGTGCGGAAGCGCCGCATGAGGAAGAAGGGCCGGTGGCCACCTTCAAAGATGAGCAAGAACAAAAATGTGTAACTTAGCCTGAAGTTCTCTTCCAGGTGCGGTCTGCAGACAAATCTGTTGTTCTGACCATTCGACTGTTTTTGGCACTTTGAATCAACCTCTCCTCCTTTGAATTGAATGTAATCAAGTCTCTATTGACCTATCATTTTGTTGCTATATCAGTTGAATTGTCATAGGTGGTGCATTTTGTTAGAAATTGAATCAAAGAGATCACTGTCTTTGCAGCTCTTTGTCCTAGTTGTGCTAGTGGTGCTTCTGGATTCTATTCCACACTTtgccattttcttccttttcagcTTCCCCAGTCTTCCCCACAAAGGCTAGTAGCAGCTACAGATTAATACTATTTTTTGGAACTTGGATTTGTTGAAGGAATTACCGTGCAAAAACACTTCAACATAATACTTTTTCTTTTCGGTTTCCTTTATGTAAGAATAATTCCAGTTCCAAACATAGGCTAAGTTTCCCTTCTCATAACCTTATGTTGCTTCTGGAAATTTCACCTGCGTTCAGTTTTTAACGTAGAGGTACATAGCTGGTAACACATATATACTAATTACTCATTAAGATGCTTAGACTATGACCGTCTCCATCACTTTCAACACTCTCCTGAACATCTTTGACAGTATCTAAACATGTGCTAATTGTTCAATTAATCACAGGATTTGTAATATCATACAAACCCCAacaaaaatgtgtgtttgttaTGAATTGAAGGGATTTGGTAATGGGATGGGGAGCTAGTGAGAAGTGGTTGACAAGATGGGGAAGATCTGCCGTTACAAAAGAAAGGTGGAGGGAATGGGATGATACAAGGGTTTTGCTTTGAGGGAGAAACTTCCTCTAGAATGGTTGTATGGTAAATGGTAATACAGTAACAATTACAAATCTTAATCCCATTATATAGAGTCAATTGGACAAATTTAAATCTTTAGCCATCTCTATCGATGGTCACATTCtttataaaatcaatttattttttctcgcATTTTAAGAATTTTCCATCAAGTTCTCTTtcatcttcctttttcttttttacaatttttttctatttcatctTTTCATCCACTTGCCTCTCAACGTTTCTTTTTGGTATTTCTTTGCTAATAGATTCCATTTGTGTTTTTATCagtctttttatatatttaaaccattttaattattattctcatatattatttttagtacactccaattttaactttattgCATGTGAtattgtttcttattttgtgGCTTTTACGTATAGTCGCACACTCGCAATAGTTGCATAAAGTTCTATATGATGATAGCCT
This window harbors:
- the LOC127790395 gene encoding 50S ribosomal protein 5 alpha, chloroplastic — its product is MALLIFGTGTGSHPAFLSSLSSPSSSLCLSSTLAMISTNPLFKRLHKEFSSVHGPISLDLLQPRHKSIFFKERSPVMVKASSSLGVDGAADPPSEDEDNAVSVENLPLESKLQLKLEQKMRMKLAKKIRHRRKKLVRKRRMRKKGRWPPSKMSKNKNV